In one Bordetella pertussis 18323 genomic region, the following are encoded:
- a CDS encoding DODA-type extradiol aromatic ring-opening family dioxygenase, whose protein sequence is MRLPTLFVSHGSPMLAVEPGRTGPALTAWSDGLPERPRAVLVVSPHWMGQGLAVSTRDRQVAWHDFGGFPADLYQLQYPAEGSPRLAQQVVDVLAHVGIQAGNDARRPLDHGAWVPLRYLYPHADLPVVQLSLDMERDARGQYALGQALAPLRDDGVLVIGSGSLTHNLRDVRMPHGAPPADYVAPFQQWYAEHLAAGDVEALLDWQARAPGAARAHPHDDHLMPLYVALGAGGMPARRLNDEVAYGALAMDAYQFGA, encoded by the coding sequence ATGCGCCTGCCCACATTGTTCGTTTCCCACGGTTCCCCCATGCTCGCGGTCGAGCCCGGCCGCACCGGCCCCGCGCTGACTGCCTGGAGCGACGGGCTGCCCGAGCGCCCGCGTGCGGTGCTGGTGGTTTCGCCGCACTGGATGGGGCAGGGCCTGGCGGTCTCGACCCGCGACCGCCAGGTCGCCTGGCACGATTTCGGCGGCTTTCCCGCCGACCTGTACCAGCTGCAGTACCCGGCCGAGGGATCGCCCCGATTGGCGCAACAGGTGGTGGACGTGCTCGCGCACGTCGGCATCCAGGCCGGCAACGATGCGCGGCGTCCGCTCGACCATGGCGCCTGGGTGCCGTTGCGCTACCTGTATCCGCACGCCGACCTGCCGGTCGTGCAGCTGTCGCTGGACATGGAGCGCGACGCGCGCGGCCAGTATGCGCTGGGCCAGGCGCTGGCGCCGCTGCGCGATGACGGCGTGCTGGTGATCGGATCGGGTTCGCTGACGCACAATCTGCGCGACGTGCGCATGCCGCATGGAGCGCCGCCCGCGGATTACGTGGCGCCGTTCCAGCAATGGTATGCCGAGCATCTGGCCGCGGGCGACGTCGAGGCGCTGCTGGACTGGCAGGCGCGCGCGCCGGGCGCTGCCCGCGCCCATCCGCACGACGACCACCTGATGCCGCTGTACGTGGCGCTGGGGGCGGGCGGCATGCCCGCGCGCCGCCTCAACGACGAGGTCGCATACGGCGCGCTGGCCATGGACGCCTACCAGTTCGGCGCCTGA
- a CDS encoding ferritin-like domain-containing protein: protein MSFLQISSPCAARRRFLGHGGLVLSAAAVALLAGKDALAAQAGSGSSQDVQILNTALAAELEAIAAYQLDAESKLLDKPVLALALTFQGHHKEHADVLGKTVEKLGGQPVAAKRSYAFPTSQLKSQADVLRFAAKLEQGAVSAYLGAVPLFANRDLSKAAASILGDEAMHWAVLRQALGEPPVPSAFVS, encoded by the coding sequence ATGTCGTTCCTGCAGATATCCAGCCCCTGTGCGGCGCGCCGCCGCTTCCTCGGCCATGGTGGCCTGGTTCTTTCGGCCGCCGCGGTCGCGCTGCTGGCCGGCAAGGATGCGCTGGCCGCGCAAGCCGGGTCGGGCTCCAGCCAGGATGTACAGATCCTCAATACCGCGCTGGCGGCCGAGCTCGAGGCCATCGCCGCCTACCAGCTGGACGCCGAGAGCAAGCTGCTGGACAAACCCGTGCTGGCGCTGGCGCTGACCTTCCAGGGCCATCACAAGGAGCATGCCGACGTGCTGGGCAAGACCGTGGAAAAACTGGGCGGCCAGCCGGTGGCGGCCAAGCGCAGCTATGCGTTCCCGACCAGCCAGTTGAAGTCGCAGGCCGACGTATTGCGTTTCGCCGCGAAGCTGGAGCAGGGCGCCGTCAGCGCCTACCTGGGCGCCGTGCCGCTGTTCGCCAATCGCGACCTGTCCAAGGCCGCGGCCAGCATACTGGGCGACGAAGCGATGCACTGGGCCGTGCTGCGCCAGGCGCTGGGCGAGCCCCCGGTCCCTTCGGCCTTCGTATCATGA
- the earP gene encoding elongation factor P maturation arginine rhamnosyltransferase EarP has translation MRADIFCRVIDNLGDIGVCWRLARRLAHGRRWQVRLWVDDLAAFARIQPGIVPDRDQQVCDTIEILRWDDRAEWPQTPGDVVIEAFACDPPPAYVAAMRRFQPVWINLEYLSAEAWVETCHGLPSQRADGLVKHFFFPGFSAATGGLIREPGLSRDRDALQTSRAQQRTLLRALGLDEAALARRDDGARLVNLFCYPDAPYQALAHALMQDARPTLLLVPQGVAPGLPEPGQHGQLTLARVPYVSQPDFDRLLWCADLNCVRGEDSFVRAAWAARPLLWQIYAQAENAHLEKLQAWLARYPAPAAAHALIRAWNQAPGAPAPQQALAGALAEPAWGEWNQAARAWDAAQAARPDLGDALADFCAELAKTS, from the coding sequence ATGCGCGCCGATATTTTCTGCCGCGTCATCGACAACCTGGGCGATATCGGCGTGTGCTGGCGCCTGGCGCGCCGCCTGGCGCACGGGCGGCGCTGGCAGGTGCGCCTGTGGGTGGATGACCTGGCGGCGTTCGCGCGTATCCAGCCCGGCATCGTGCCGGACCGCGACCAGCAGGTGTGCGACACGATCGAAATCCTGCGCTGGGACGACCGTGCCGAATGGCCGCAAACGCCCGGCGACGTGGTGATCGAGGCCTTCGCCTGCGATCCGCCGCCTGCGTACGTCGCAGCCATGCGGCGGTTCCAGCCGGTCTGGATCAACCTGGAATATCTCAGCGCCGAAGCCTGGGTGGAAACCTGCCACGGCCTGCCCTCGCAGCGCGCCGACGGCCTGGTCAAGCATTTCTTCTTTCCCGGCTTCAGCGCCGCCACCGGCGGCCTGATCCGCGAGCCGGGGCTGAGCCGCGACCGCGACGCCCTGCAGACCTCGCGCGCGCAACAACGGACGCTGCTGCGCGCGCTGGGCCTGGACGAGGCGGCCCTGGCCCGCCGGGACGACGGCGCGCGGCTGGTGAACCTGTTCTGCTACCCGGACGCTCCCTACCAGGCGCTGGCGCACGCGCTGATGCAAGACGCGCGCCCCACGCTGCTGTTGGTGCCGCAAGGCGTGGCGCCCGGACTGCCCGAACCCGGGCAGCACGGCCAGCTGACGCTCGCGCGGGTGCCCTATGTCAGCCAGCCGGACTTCGACCGCCTGCTCTGGTGCGCCGACCTGAATTGCGTGCGCGGCGAGGACTCGTTCGTGCGCGCTGCCTGGGCCGCCCGCCCGCTGCTGTGGCAGATCTACGCGCAAGCCGAGAACGCCCACCTCGAGAAGCTGCAGGCGTGGCTGGCACGCTACCCGGCGCCGGCGGCCGCCCATGCGCTGATACGTGCCTGGAACCAGGCGCCCGGCGCGCCGGCGCCGCAACAGGCCCTGGCCGGCGCGCTGGCCGAACCCGCCTGGGGAGAATGGAACCAGGCGGCGCGCGCCTGGGACGCCGCCCAGGCGGCGCGCCCCGATTTGGGGGACGCTCTCGCGGATTTCTGCGCGGAACTGGCCAAGACAAGCTAG
- a CDS encoding DUF2863 family protein, protein MARTRSQSSPRLNRDASRLVALAHALDRSGSKVEDLYWEAQLAEAITKLLRSGHDAPLESALDNLAQTDPGAYEVLIEQSETLSESMQIEKNGTRHDVVLLVAPVVAWTRYTIPTGPIPAPAQQALLAQLHGHILADGVRVALMPHLVSIDQMPRTFAETWQWLHRLGTQALGAETAKPALNDDVETANMLADTRYVVAAVAVPERAPVFRWQERWDDPQASRDACLAQWVEQAQPTLAALLPGCGIECLLPDAYYVSNREADRRVRPLSLRAAIAWLESAVSLEPSQMRAVVAGCGEARIDEYRIGFTARNSNDVYYGCVWPLYGREDDVPADEGQPNAVDEIAALLKEYGVSDVRRIPGVLPPEYCEDCGAPHFPNPLGELVHAELPEDAEAVPAKFH, encoded by the coding sequence ATGGCCCGTACCCGCAGTCAATCCTCTCCCCGGCTGAACCGCGACGCTTCGCGCCTGGTGGCGCTGGCCCACGCGCTCGACCGCTCAGGCAGCAAGGTCGAAGACCTGTACTGGGAGGCACAGTTGGCGGAGGCCATCACCAAGCTGCTGCGCAGCGGCCATGACGCGCCGCTGGAAAGCGCGCTGGACAATCTCGCGCAAACCGATCCCGGCGCCTACGAAGTGCTGATCGAGCAGTCCGAGACGCTGTCCGAATCGATGCAGATCGAAAAGAACGGCACCCGCCATGACGTCGTGCTGCTGGTGGCGCCCGTCGTGGCGTGGACGCGCTACACGATTCCCACCGGACCGATTCCGGCGCCGGCCCAGCAGGCGCTGCTGGCGCAGCTGCATGGCCACATCCTGGCCGACGGCGTGCGCGTGGCCCTGATGCCGCACCTGGTCAGCATCGACCAGATGCCGCGCACCTTCGCCGAGACCTGGCAATGGCTGCACCGCCTGGGCACGCAGGCGCTGGGCGCGGAAACCGCCAAGCCCGCCTTGAACGACGACGTGGAAACCGCCAACATGCTAGCCGACACGCGCTACGTGGTGGCGGCCGTGGCCGTGCCCGAGCGCGCGCCGGTGTTCCGCTGGCAGGAGCGCTGGGACGACCCGCAGGCCAGCCGCGACGCCTGCCTGGCGCAATGGGTGGAACAGGCCCAGCCCACGCTGGCCGCGCTGCTGCCGGGCTGCGGCATCGAATGCCTGCTGCCCGACGCCTATTACGTCAGCAACCGCGAAGCCGACCGCCGGGTGCGGCCGCTGTCCCTGCGCGCCGCCATCGCCTGGCTGGAAAGCGCGGTCAGCCTCGAGCCCTCGCAGATGCGCGCGGTGGTGGCGGGCTGCGGCGAAGCACGCATCGACGAATACCGTATCGGCTTTACCGCGCGCAACAGCAACGACGTCTATTACGGCTGTGTGTGGCCGCTGTACGGGCGCGAGGACGACGTCCCGGCCGACGAGGGCCAGCCCAACGCGGTCGACGAGATCGCGGCCCTGCTCAAGGAATACGGCGTGAGCGACGTGCGCCGCATCCCGGGCGTACTGCCGCCCGAGTATTGCGAGGACTGCGGCGCGCCGCACTTTCCCAATCCGCTGGGCGAACTGGTGCACGCGGAACTGCCGGAAGACGCCGAAGCGGTGCCGGCCAAGTTCCACTGA
- the efp gene encoding elongation factor P, which translates to MKTAQELRVGNVIMVGKDPLVVQKTEYNKSGRNAAVVKLKFKNLLTGSGSESVYKADEKFDVVVLERKECTYSYFGDPMYVFMDEEYNQYEIEADSMGDALNYLEEAMPVEVVFYDGRAISVELPTILVREITYTEPAVRGDTSGKVLKPAKINTGFELSVPLFCAIGDKIEIDTRTNEYRSRVN; encoded by the coding sequence ATGAAAACCGCTCAGGAATTGCGAGTCGGCAACGTGATCATGGTCGGCAAGGACCCGCTCGTCGTCCAGAAGACCGAATACAACAAGTCCGGCCGCAACGCCGCCGTCGTCAAGCTGAAGTTCAAGAACCTGCTGACCGGCTCGGGCAGCGAGTCGGTCTACAAGGCCGACGAGAAGTTCGACGTCGTGGTGCTGGAACGCAAGGAATGCACGTACTCGTACTTCGGCGATCCGATGTACGTCTTCATGGACGAAGAGTACAACCAGTACGAAATCGAAGCCGACAGCATGGGCGACGCGCTGAACTACCTGGAAGAAGCCATGCCCGTCGAGGTGGTCTTCTACGACGGCCGCGCCATCTCGGTCGAGCTGCCCACCATCCTGGTGCGCGAGATCACCTACACCGAGCCGGCCGTGCGCGGCGACACCTCGGGCAAGGTGCTCAAGCCCGCCAAGATCAACACCGGCTTCGAACTGAGCGTGCCGCTGTTCTGCGCGATCGGCGACAAGATCGAGATCGACACCCGTACCAACGAGTACCGCAGCCGCGTCAACTGA
- a CDS encoding c-type cytochrome has translation MNAGLAWRAGALCLALAAPSAARAAAPDPVRGEQVYARCLACHALAYDRVGPRHCGLLGRKAGSVPGFAYTQAMKDSGLTWDAATLDRFLADPLKTVPGTAMTYAGVPDAGERADLIAYLRAAAASPACAGVATPH, from the coding sequence ATGAACGCGGGCCTGGCCTGGCGGGCCGGCGCGCTGTGCCTGGCCCTGGCCGCGCCGTCGGCCGCGCGGGCCGCGGCGCCCGACCCGGTGCGCGGCGAGCAGGTCTACGCGCGCTGCCTGGCCTGCCACGCGCTGGCCTACGACCGGGTGGGGCCGCGCCACTGCGGCCTGCTCGGGCGCAAGGCCGGCAGCGTGCCCGGTTTCGCCTATACGCAAGCCATGAAGGACTCCGGCCTGACCTGGGACGCCGCCACGCTCGACCGCTTCCTGGCCGATCCCTTGAAGACCGTGCCAGGCACCGCCATGACCTACGCGGGCGTGCCGGATGCGGGCGAGCGCGCCGACCTCATCGCCTACTTGCGCGCGGCCGCCGCCTCGCCGGCGTGCGCGGGCGTGGCCACGCCGCATTAG
- a CDS encoding sigma 54-interacting transcriptional regulator: MSDQAPACDAVDVYVWEGTSDIAFRAERALAGYEATVIHVDNSVALPPSRDAARPAVGLVSVSVMGDARFAGFDWLATQGIPVIWVAGEERNHDPRYYAPAYSYTLPLAFTGAELRRLLFRLAGVARAAAVDEPRPAPAMIAVSPAMRGLLAEAEMFADARANVLVHGETGVGKERIARLLHDQSSWAGGPFVAVNCGAIPEGLFEAHFFGHAKGAFTGAVGAHKGYFEQASGGTLFLDEIGDLPSYQQVKLLRVLEQSSVTRLGSTVAIPVEFRLVAATNKDLRALVAQGEFRADLYYRLAVIELHIPNLEARGAAEKTAIFAALLRQQGIEDEPPAWLLQRVAAARYPGNVRELSNLAERVAILRRQLRAWDQPRIEQVFERHAQATPLAPATPGDADAPAFNAAERAERERVLAALEANGWRRQDTAHHLGISRKVLWEKMRKLRLGEAQAETADGVADP, from the coding sequence ATGAGCGACCAGGCACCGGCTTGCGACGCTGTCGATGTGTATGTCTGGGAAGGCACTTCGGACATCGCCTTTCGCGCCGAGCGCGCCCTGGCCGGTTATGAGGCGACGGTCATCCACGTCGACAATTCGGTTGCCCTGCCGCCGTCGCGCGACGCGGCGCGTCCGGCCGTGGGGCTGGTGTCGGTCAGCGTCATGGGCGATGCGCGCTTTGCCGGATTCGACTGGCTGGCCACCCAGGGCATCCCGGTGATCTGGGTGGCCGGCGAGGAGCGCAACCACGATCCGCGCTACTACGCGCCGGCGTACTCGTACACCTTGCCCTTGGCCTTCACCGGCGCCGAGCTGCGCCGCCTGCTGTTCCGGCTGGCCGGCGTGGCGCGCGCGGCGGCCGTCGACGAACCGCGCCCGGCGCCTGCGATGATCGCGGTTTCGCCCGCCATGCGCGGCCTGCTGGCCGAGGCCGAGATGTTCGCCGACGCGCGCGCCAACGTGCTGGTCCATGGCGAGACCGGCGTCGGCAAGGAGCGCATCGCGCGCCTGCTGCACGACCAGTCGTCCTGGGCCGGCGGACCGTTCGTGGCGGTGAACTGCGGCGCCATTCCGGAAGGCCTGTTCGAGGCCCATTTCTTCGGTCACGCCAAGGGCGCGTTCACCGGCGCCGTCGGCGCGCACAAAGGCTACTTCGAGCAAGCCAGCGGCGGCACGCTGTTCCTGGACGAAATCGGCGACCTGCCTTCGTACCAGCAGGTCAAGCTGCTGCGCGTGCTCGAGCAAAGCTCGGTGACGCGGCTCGGCTCCACCGTGGCGATCCCGGTCGAGTTCCGGCTGGTCGCGGCGACCAACAAGGACTTGCGCGCCCTGGTGGCGCAGGGCGAGTTCCGCGCCGACCTGTACTATCGCCTGGCCGTCATCGAGCTGCACATTCCCAATCTCGAAGCGCGCGGCGCCGCCGAAAAAACGGCGATCTTCGCCGCCTTGCTCAGGCAGCAGGGCATCGAGGACGAGCCGCCGGCCTGGCTGTTGCAGCGCGTGGCCGCCGCGCGCTATCCGGGCAACGTGCGCGAGCTGTCGAACCTGGCCGAACGCGTCGCCATACTGCGGCGCCAATTGCGCGCCTGGGACCAGCCGCGCATCGAGCAGGTGTTCGAGCGCCACGCCCAGGCCACCCCGCTGGCGCCCGCCACCCCCGGCGATGCCGACGCGCCGGCCTTCAACGCGGCCGAGCGCGCCGAGCGCGAGCGCGTGCTGGCCGCCCTGGAGGCCAATGGCTGGCGCCGCCAGGACACCGCGCACCACCTGGGGATCAGCCGCAAAGTGCTGTGGGAGAAAATGCGCAAGCTGCGGCTGGGCGAAGCGCAGGCCGAAACGGCCGATGGCGTGGCCGATCCGTAA
- a CDS encoding TadG family pilus assembly protein: MNVPRPLRARRRQRGSILIPAALAILIGVALLGAAQLGYFFYMKRELQKTADLAALTGVQVLSPGDEAACAAAGQAVRASVRANLGSRADDGLSIEPTCWRWARDEAELAPRYVREPADPSERYNAVAVVLGMPVRALFPFLGGRTLEVEAIAARPADPIAAFSVGTGLLATGSGELTRLLKQVGLDIGGTAVLGYDIGLAGVKITPAGLLDALGIAVPTDISVAGLNQLLSANVSALDGVLDAVVRAASRDSLLDANVGLVQAIETAVGVKDLAVRLGSETAERAGGLFANIQAPDAASALNVELDALEVLATAIGVGTSGHAIACGVGATAYTSQIRVHAPLRLDTGSLLGGLVRLDLDIPLTVDVVNGHGTIEALCHARDAAGRDLAVVSTRSSLLKICLGGPPAGLTGPELANWPFSTTASCDENLTRKRLLGLELNLLGKRVNLASLNPDPPLVVPALQTTSEDDYYAGQRRSLGNELALGDTVKDLVDALLAALIGNSLQGGAGLGGGDQGELRKDLAGKIWADTAAEVAACTPGASGKAGYDCRRARWSRGIENIENYSNGLTGFLGGLSANTLGLLGNLVTLDVVGLLGNVVGLVGNLVDLLGDILGGILGVLFPTNQCATWSLLGGYQGSEAGCVNELGKALANSTPPSGGNPPNAIVVLLGYLLKPLADILNMIGADLLRPLIENVLGLRLGVTDVHMMSIDCDGKGVQLVY; this comes from the coding sequence ATGAACGTCCCCCGCCCGTTGCGCGCGCGGCGCCGCCAGCGCGGCTCCATCCTGATCCCGGCGGCGCTGGCCATCCTGATCGGCGTGGCGCTGCTGGGCGCGGCGCAGCTGGGCTACTTCTTCTATATGAAGCGCGAGCTGCAGAAGACCGCCGATCTGGCCGCGCTGACCGGGGTGCAGGTGCTCAGCCCCGGCGACGAGGCCGCCTGCGCCGCCGCCGGCCAGGCCGTGCGGGCCAGCGTGCGCGCCAACCTGGGCAGCCGCGCCGACGACGGGCTCAGCATCGAGCCCACCTGCTGGCGCTGGGCCCGCGACGAAGCCGAACTGGCGCCGCGCTATGTGCGCGAACCGGCCGACCCCAGCGAACGCTACAACGCCGTGGCGGTGGTGCTCGGCATGCCGGTGCGGGCATTGTTTCCGTTCCTGGGCGGCCGCACCCTGGAAGTCGAGGCCATCGCCGCGCGCCCGGCCGATCCCATCGCGGCCTTCTCGGTCGGCACGGGCCTGCTGGCCACGGGGTCGGGCGAACTGACCCGGCTGCTCAAGCAGGTCGGGCTGGACATCGGCGGCACCGCCGTGCTGGGCTATGACATCGGCCTGGCGGGCGTGAAGATCACGCCGGCCGGTCTGCTCGATGCGTTGGGCATCGCGGTCCCGACCGACATTTCGGTGGCCGGCTTGAATCAACTGCTCTCGGCCAATGTCAGCGCGCTCGACGGCGTGCTCGACGCCGTGGTGCGCGCCGCCAGCCGCGACAGCCTGCTCGACGCCAACGTAGGCCTGGTGCAGGCCATCGAGACGGCGGTGGGCGTCAAGGACCTGGCGGTACGGCTGGGCTCGGAGACGGCCGAGCGCGCCGGCGGCCTGTTCGCCAACATCCAGGCGCCCGACGCCGCCTCGGCGCTCAATGTCGAACTCGACGCGCTGGAGGTGCTGGCCACCGCCATCGGCGTGGGCACCTCGGGCCATGCCATCGCCTGCGGCGTGGGCGCCACCGCCTATACCTCGCAGATCCGCGTGCATGCGCCGCTCAGGCTGGACACCGGCTCGCTGCTGGGCGGGCTGGTGCGGCTGGACCTCGACATTCCGCTTACCGTCGATGTGGTCAACGGCCATGGCACCATCGAGGCGCTGTGCCACGCGCGCGACGCCGCCGGCCGCGACCTGGCCGTCGTCAGCACCCGCTCGTCGCTGCTCAAGATCTGCCTGGGCGGCCCGCCGGCCGGGCTGACGGGCCCTGAACTGGCCAACTGGCCATTCTCCACCACGGCCAGCTGCGACGAGAACCTGACGCGCAAGCGCCTGCTGGGGCTGGAGCTGAACCTGCTGGGCAAGCGCGTCAACCTCGCCTCGCTCAACCCCGACCCGCCGCTGGTCGTCCCGGCGCTGCAGACCACCAGCGAAGACGACTACTACGCGGGCCAGCGCCGTTCGCTGGGCAACGAACTGGCGCTGGGCGATACGGTGAAGGACCTGGTCGATGCCTTGCTGGCCGCGCTGATCGGCAACTCCCTGCAGGGCGGCGCGGGCCTGGGCGGCGGCGACCAGGGCGAATTGCGCAAGGACCTGGCCGGCAAGATCTGGGCCGACACCGCCGCCGAGGTGGCCGCCTGTACGCCCGGGGCGTCCGGCAAGGCCGGCTACGACTGCCGGCGTGCCCGCTGGTCGCGCGGCATCGAGAACATCGAGAACTATTCGAACGGCCTGACCGGTTTCCTGGGCGGGCTGAGCGCCAACACGCTGGGCCTGCTGGGCAACCTGGTGACGCTGGACGTGGTGGGATTGCTGGGCAACGTGGTCGGCCTGGTCGGCAACCTGGTCGATCTGCTGGGCGACATCCTGGGCGGCATCCTGGGCGTGCTGTTTCCCACCAACCAGTGCGCGACCTGGTCGCTGCTGGGCGGCTACCAGGGCAGCGAGGCGGGCTGCGTCAACGAGTTGGGCAAGGCCCTGGCCAACAGCACGCCGCCTTCCGGCGGCAATCCCCCCAACGCGATCGTCGTGTTGCTGGGCTATCTGCTCAAGCCGCTGGCCGACATCCTCAACATGATCGGCGCCGACCTGCTGCGGCCCCTCATCGAAAACGTGCTGGGCCTGCGCCTGGGCGTGACCGATGTGCACATGATGTCGATCGATTGCGATGGCAAAGGAGTACAGCTTGTTTATTGA
- a CDS encoding DUF2968 domain-containing protein has protein sequence MKIRYLGAGARLTVAGLALSSLAACASAQSESRPVVQQVEEKQAAAAPVEPPAPAPAARPASTVSELQGLIQARQVSELRTTYNGSYGASLLYKPDELTYYVALFQQKDFWRVLKTKSVNQAESTYRAFASKTAELAEVDIQRIRLQAEYAHAEKQLGARNAELTALQADQALRQQQEQQVAVRQAQSRQEADSLSEQRQEVRSQLRAMQRQIDALQAEQARVAAPARRGK, from the coding sequence ATGAAAATCCGCTATCTGGGCGCCGGCGCGCGACTGACCGTCGCCGGCCTGGCCCTGTCCAGCCTGGCCGCCTGCGCCAGCGCGCAATCGGAAAGCCGGCCGGTGGTGCAGCAGGTCGAGGAAAAACAGGCTGCCGCCGCGCCGGTCGAGCCGCCGGCCCCCGCGCCCGCCGCGCGTCCCGCTTCCACGGTCAGCGAGCTGCAAGGCCTGATCCAGGCGCGCCAGGTGTCGGAACTGCGTACGACCTACAACGGCAGTTATGGCGCCAGCCTGCTCTACAAGCCGGACGAGCTCACCTATTATGTCGCGCTTTTCCAACAAAAGGATTTCTGGCGCGTACTCAAGACCAAGTCGGTGAACCAGGCCGAGTCCACCTACCGGGCGTTCGCCAGCAAGACGGCGGAACTGGCCGAGGTCGATATCCAGCGTATCCGCCTGCAGGCCGAGTACGCGCATGCGGAGAAGCAGCTCGGCGCGCGCAACGCCGAACTGACGGCGCTGCAGGCCGACCAGGCGCTGCGCCAGCAGCAGGAGCAGCAGGTCGCGGTGCGCCAGGCCCAGTCGCGCCAGGAAGCGGATTCGCTGTCCGAACAGCGCCAGGAAGTGCGCAGCCAGCTGCGCGCCATGCAGCGCCAGATCGACGCCTTGCAGGCCGAGCAGGCGCGCGTCGCGGCGCCGGCCAGACGCGGCAAGTAA
- a CDS encoding RNA polymerase sigma factor, with translation MHPSSLQSQAPAPELAADAQLAARAAAGEDSAFETIMRRHNRLLFRTARSILHSDAEAEDALQEAYLRAWRALDSFRADARLSTWLVRIVINESLGRLRRGQAQVIPLDAAMESTELQNQEWLHDAIDQQPDRQAMRAEIRRLMEARIDLLPDAFRSVFVLRAVEELSVEEVAQALDIPEATVRTRFFRARGLLREGLSRDVDMAIGDAFSFDGQRCDRIVAAVLARRGERAGA, from the coding sequence ATGCACCCGTCATCACTGCAATCCCAGGCGCCGGCTCCCGAGCTGGCCGCGGACGCCCAACTGGCCGCGCGCGCGGCCGCCGGCGAGGACAGCGCGTTCGAAACCATCATGCGGCGCCACAACCGCCTGCTGTTTCGCACCGCCCGCAGCATCCTGCACAGCGACGCCGAAGCCGAGGACGCGCTGCAGGAGGCCTATCTGCGCGCCTGGCGCGCGCTGGACAGCTTTCGCGCCGACGCCCGGCTGTCCACCTGGCTGGTGCGCATCGTCATCAACGAATCGCTGGGCCGGCTGCGGCGCGGGCAGGCGCAGGTCATTCCCCTGGATGCCGCCATGGAATCGACCGAACTGCAGAACCAGGAGTGGCTGCACGACGCAATCGATCAGCAGCCGGATCGCCAGGCCATGCGCGCCGAGATCCGCCGCCTGATGGAAGCGCGCATCGATCTCCTGCCCGACGCGTTCCGCAGCGTGTTCGTGCTGCGCGCCGTCGAGGAGCTGAGCGTGGAAGAGGTCGCGCAGGCGCTCGATATTCCCGAAGCGACCGTGCGCACACGCTTTTTCCGCGCCCGCGGGCTGCTGCGCGAAGGCCTGTCGCGCGACGTCGACATGGCGATCGGCGACGCGTTCTCGTTCGACGGGCAACGCTGCGACCGTATCGTGGCCGCCGTGCTGGCGCGGCGGGGCGAGCGCGCCGGCGCCTGA
- a CDS encoding DUF1178 family protein: MALKVFDLQCEQGHVFEGWFGSHEDYDAQQARGQIACPVCESSRITKRLSAPRLNVAHLHQPAAARAPAPAPAPESEAARMARLQAAVLRQVRELVRNTENVGARFAQEARRIHEGEADERPIRGTATPQERAELADDGIDVVSLPAFLDDERMQ; this comes from the coding sequence ATGGCACTCAAAGTATTCGATCTGCAGTGTGAGCAAGGCCACGTGTTCGAAGGCTGGTTCGGCTCGCACGAAGACTACGACGCCCAGCAGGCGCGCGGCCAGATCGCGTGCCCGGTCTGCGAGTCATCCCGCATCACCAAGCGCCTGTCCGCGCCGCGCCTGAACGTGGCGCACCTGCATCAGCCCGCTGCGGCGCGGGCGCCGGCGCCGGCGCCCGCGCCGGAGTCCGAGGCCGCGCGCATGGCGCGCCTGCAGGCGGCGGTGCTGCGCCAGGTGCGCGAGCTGGTGCGCAACACCGAGAACGTCGGCGCGCGCTTTGCCCAGGAGGCGCGCCGCATTCACGAAGGCGAGGCCGACGAGCGGCCGATCCGCGGCACCGCCACGCCCCAGGAGCGCGCCGAGCTGGCCGACGACGGCATCGACGTCGTCAGCCTGCCGGCTTTTCTCGACGACGAGCGCATGCAATAA